The sequence cccaccaattttcagtcaaatcgattcaaccgttcttgagttataaatagtgtaactaacacaactttcttttatatatatagatgtcaaTCAATAtgtgttgtaaataaaacaatctgtatttactttttactgaACAACTTCAAATGGatacaaagaattaaaattagtttattaaatgtcCCCGAGagatttatcaaattaatttgtttgtttgtttaatctGTATGCATTTCTAAACCATCACCTCCCTAGTCTTTTTCCGCTCATGTGGTGTGTCCACTGgagtattcaataaatatttgggTGTTTTAAAGATACCAGAATTAGAGAATATTATGCCTAATTTTAAACACTATTTCTACAAGAGATGGGTTCTTAGAATAGTACTTTTGATTAATGTGACTAGAGCCAAGTAATTTTAGGCTGAATACAAGCTATGaatgtcaataaataataaaaaaattggaatttcaaaaaattttaatctattttttaatttattttataaaattattggatTGACATGaagaattactttatttattttttattaaatagcttATGCTAAtgcttgttataaaaatgttgaagaTAAATGGTACAGCATTTTTTgagaatgttataaattatgtaatgatctataataaatatcctttgttcatatagGGATCAAAGTGTAAGGACGaaggttttcatttataaaattagttttttgtttctatttaagACAGATGCAAAAATCAATTCGTAACATTATTgcaatattgaatattaacttacctatatatttatctctttaaattaaaaatatttgcacacTTTATTAACACATCGTATTGATTATTTGATTtacgtaatttaatattttcaagtaaaatatttgcgATAAAACCGACaacagtataaaaaatagattgtCATTCAAATGTCAAATGCGCCGAACAGTGTTGTCAGTATTAGAAAATCGATAGCTAAAGTTAAACGTTACTAGAATTTGGTAAATTTGAAACCGTTAAATAGGTAGATTTAATTTTCCTATAAATATAACGATAGCTTAGAGGAATTAATAATCACTGTGAGATTTAACATGCcaattttcttgtttaaaagaatttcattagaaaatattttttttagtaagtaACACTAAGAAATTAGGTCAACTTTTAAGAGCTGTGAAACAAGACTACCTAACTCTTTtaacattaatgataaatgtattcatatattatttttttattgataaacactcacaccagataaccacagATAACCCAAGAAGTTCAGGCAATCGGAGATTGTGTTTTCGCTTACGGGCTTAGTTAAAATtctcaaagtaaaaaataggtcacaaaaataaaacacaataatgatttcaattatttattacaaaagtaatgaccactatatactatattacattcagatattttttctttttcacattttatcaGATGTctgttgatttattattttcttgctAAAGTGTAGcgtttttcaataaacatttttataatgaactaacaaaataagtcaaaatttgtataagatggtgtaattacataattaaattttgtcacTGACTACGATAAAGTTCTCAAGATTATTCGTACTAGGACCTCTGATATTTTTTCTGCcattaacttaatattatattttaatattacttatttgcCTATGAAGGGcaatttgttgaaattttcctttaaaacgGCAGAAATTTTTCTCTACCTCTTCATTCCATATctgataaaaaatttcaattaatatatttacagtttaatattaaatgaacacTGTTACACAACTTatgatgaaataattaaactactGTTTACCGTGGGATTCCACTGCTGAAAAACTTGTATAACAACTTAAATTACATATGTTTCGGTAGTGAAAACCCAAGGTTACATCTTTAACTCACATTACAGACTTAGACAAtagtatgttattaaaaatgtcttatttGTTAAAGTAGCCCGAAAACTTAACTGGAcctgtaacaatttttttttaaattaaaatatttgtcaccTAACGAGTGtgaaaaagtttataattaaactaggCACATCATAAACTACCTGAAACATGGAATATGATGTATTTTTGGACTAACAAAGTACGAATCATGAACTGTAAGGCTTAATTTGAGAAGACATTTATTCTCGTTTAGGTGAAATCGTACATTGCTCATAGAAATAGTaatctctataaatggacaggctataaattgtggtattttgtgcctatttgatcaTCGCCATTTTGTCGCTGACGGTTTCGGTAGCGGTGATAATGATTAGAACTAATAATGAGACTGTTACGGACAGCTACGGCATTAGCCCCCATGCCCGTTGCGGGGAACGAAGCGGTGAGAGGGGAGGGGGCAGTGAGCGTGGTGGGGGCAGAGATGATTAATGCAAGCCCCGCCCACAACAACAGAACGCGCTTAGGCCCCCTTCGAGCTAAGCCCCTCAAGCAAACTAATATATACGGCGCTGTGGCGGGCATGCGGGGCAGCTCTCTCTCAAGCAAGCTAGTAGCAGTATCTCAGCGAATTTAGTGATTCAGTGCAGGACTCAAAGTGTGATTTATACAGTAAATTCTgtgtactttttattgttatatcaaAGTTTTAGTTAATTCTTCTCTTGCGAaccaatttcatttaatacagtCCACTTCGAAGCAGCCTATCTTCAAAAGAGACAGATTAACTGTAACTTTAAGTTGCTTTTAGATGGTACAAagcaaaagctgtcatttccTAAGCAAATGTACCTATCCATTTATACAGATCAGGggtttaaacttttttttttatttaacgtacTTGTACTCACTAGTCCCTCCTCTTCTTGTGCGTGTCGTGCCTATCATGGTGGTCGTGATGGTCGCGTTTACGACCAGACTTATCTGCTCGCTTCGCCTCACTCAAGAACCGGTCCAGACCGAACGGGTCAAAGTCAGCATCAGACTGGCTACGACCCTGctgaaaatttaatgtacTATTAGATTTCACTTGTAGTATACTATCAGATGTATTTTtaagctttttattaaatttttttatgtaaaaggtAAATATCAACAATGCGATGTATGGCGGAGTAaccttaactttttttttaaatttcgcgcTGACAAATTCGCGGGCAACCGCTAGTTTGGAATAAACTAGACATTGAATAATATCGAAATAATACTGGACATCCTGTATACGTCATTAGTTGTACTATGaacacattatataaaattaataacactaCTACAAACACCCTATATCAGTCATGTTCAGTGTATTTTCATGTGTGACATTTCAATGAACAAACACCCTGTATCAAGTTGTGTATACTAACATTTTCCTCTCTAGCTGAGGGATTGTCTTTCTCAAACTGCACAGGTCCGGCGCGCGTGTTGCTGCTGCTAGTACCTGCAAATTCCTTATCCGCAACGAACCTGCAAAATGATCTctatattaatagaaataagaatCAAGTTTGCAtggaaatttatataacagtCTCAATGAAATGCAATATACCTATGACCCAAAGAGATAGTTAGAATTTGTCATACTTTGCCTCggatatattaaaactttttggttctgttttattcaatgcaaatttggcttcaaacaaaatattcattcagTAATAGTACAGAGCGCTCAAAagtaagcacttgacttgcaatttgcaggtcctgggttcgaataccGCCAtctaccaatgtgttttcgatttacatatgtacatttatctgacattcttacaatgaaggaaaacatcgtgatgctgcacatatctgagaagaaattcaatgatatgtgtgaagtcaacctgcacttggccagcgttcaatttggcctagtcacccttaacttggggtaggttccgagcccctcagtaaagaacaaattttatgtgttgagccgccaagatatttgaaaagaactgTACAGtatattagaatttattaaaaaataagatataccAACCTCCTAGTATTAACGATAGCATCAATATCCCCTCCATAGTTATCTTTGTCAGCGTTCCTGGTTGGTCTATAGATGTGTGCACCCACAGTGTCCTGGTTACGCCATGGCTTGTCGTACACAGTGTACGCTTCATCGTCACCGTAACCTGGagaggaaaaaataaaaatttatacatacatcttactaatataaatgcgaatgtttagatggatggatggatgtttgaaggtatctccgaaacggctgaacagatcttgataagattcggtacagatgtagaacgtagtctagaccagggattcccaaagtggtcgatacctaacttaaagcattgctaattctcactctgtcttctattgacctaagtcagaattaataataataattgatcctaaaattaggtaatttggccatgggggggTCTGTgataacagttcattttggaaaagggggtccgTGGTGTAGAAGAatacacaggctacttattgattttttattaattccgcgaggacggagtcatgggtgacagctagtatattaataaaattgaagtgtatgtatgttttacatagaaaaaactacatttcgtacacatgatgtaaATAGCGTAGCTGAtaacgtaaaatatttcataaaatttacttgGAAATTATCATTTTGTCAATATCaatttgttcaaaatatttataaaatatatttccacTCACCGCTGTCCATTCCCTTGCTATTGTTAAACAGCCTCTGGTCAAACATGCCTTCCCCTCCCTGGTTTGTCTTTGCCGGCATGCCCAGAGCTATCTGTTCAGATATGTCCCTTTCTCTGTCTTTCACTAATTTagatctgaaataaaaatagatctATATAGCTcagtaatattacaatttaaaatttcaaatagatTTCTctatctgagaaaaaaaagatatacatGATGTtccattttcttattatattaaaattaaaataaaatttatataaaaaaccttaaaaaaatctttaatttccCTGTCAAATGAACCTTGAATTTCCTAACAccctttatattttaacatacagGATGTTTTATGTACAGGATGTTTTTTGTACAGGATGTTTTATGTACAGGATGTAGAGATGTGCCAGGACTGCGCCAAATCGAAGACCGTAATGACTACCTACCCCTCAGTCTTATTAATTCAAGGTATACCTTTTATCTGGCGCAGCTCTGGCGAGATTTCTCTCCCTCTGGCGGTCCTTGTGTCTCTCCGCACGCAGGCGGTCGCGCTCCGCCTTGTCCGCGTCCGACAGTCCCTCCTCTGGCTCAGCACTCTCCGTCTCCTCCTCTGCCGGTCTGATACCTGAGgatattttaatcatttatgAACTAAcggttatattataaaaccatTTCATGGATAATTCGAAATAAAGACTAGTTTACGGACAAACCCTATAACTGATGTGaagatatttcattttattagctactattaacattaaacattttttatcgattttttttagcttaaatttaaagaaaattaaaaactatgatTTTATAGAAtaggaaaaaattcaaacacatCTGTTAAAGGACTGATTGCAGGTTGCgctacaaaaaaacattgcaaTTTTCAAAATCAGATTTCTCAATAGACAAATTTAtgatataatagtaaaaaacttataatataCCTGCTCTATGATCTCTAGCTCTCTGCGCTAACATCCTCAAATGttcttctttcttctcttTCTCCCTCTGCGCCAATCTCCTTTCCAACTGAGCCCTGGCCTCTACCGCCTCTCTAGCTTTACGATCAGCTATGTACAAAGCTTCCGCAAGCTTTGAGAAGTTCTCATTAATATGTACTTGTTGTAACCCTCTACCGTCTGCAGCTAAACGCTTGTCCAATGGTATTGTGTAACCtggaagaaaaattataacattggtACATTGTCTATTACCTGtgattatcaaaattatttcttttaccgccccctttgaaacaTTCAATATTCAACATTCTAAACTAGAGTTTTTCACCAGTGAGTTGAAATAATTTCTGATGCAATGtaattaaaggtaaaattgctctaattttttactattatatattacaacttGATTGCGTACGATGTGCGGGCTATCATACGAAATCTAtgttaagtattttaagtttttataacatcatACAGAgtagaaatataaactaattattcGTTATTGTGTAGTAGGTGTTTTAGTGAAAGTTAAAATACTATATAACCCTCATCAACACCCCCTTATTTTATCTGACCTCCTTAACGCCCTCTAGGTTTGAAAAGACCCCCAAAGGGGctttatcgcccactttgagaAACACTGATCTACACTAAtataaaagagaaaagatttgattgtttgattGTTCGCTTTGAACAGGCTCTAAAACTACTGAACACAtctgaaaaattctttaattgtTGAGAAATTACACTATTCCCGGTTGttgttactatattttttaaaattccgcgcGTATGAAGTCGCGTGCAACTGCTTggataacaaaaattattttaaaagacgtATATCAATCATTACCTTTAGCATTCTTCCAATGCGAAACACAAGGTGGTACTTTCCAGTCCCTCTGTTGTTTGACGGAGACTCTCCGGGGAGGGGAGTGTAACACGGGTGCTGGGGGCGAAGGCGCCGCGCGTGGGATCTTCTTATTGATCTGGAAGCGTGGAGGCTCCATCGGATCTGCTTGCGCTTCTACCATCCTGTGGATACCATTCTCAttacataatttgtaattagtaatttttgtaCAGGTAGACAAAGAACATAGAGTTACAccttgaattttatattctactaGCCTTCGCACGCGACTATGTCCGcgcggtatttaaaaaaaaaacataattagtagcctatgacttcttccacactatgttcttcatctgtttaaaatttcatcaagatccgttgaaacattcgcatttataataatagtaagatcaGAAGAGTTAAGGGGAACACATAAACCTTATATTTTGAAGTTATGTATTTCCTCAGCAAGTTTAAACTTTTAAGATCTCTTTATTAGGTTTTGGTAATGAGAAAAATTACTTCCATTCCTTTCATTATCGTAGTAAAAACAGACATAGCAATAGCATTTTTTCATAGTAATATTGAATGACATACCTGATGACTCTCTGCTTTGCACCAGAATTAAATGTACCACCTTGTTGTGCTGGAGTATACCTTATATATTGAGCTGGAGCCTGAAATATACATGTACTATCTCAACACTACATAgatattgttcttttatatataaactagcttttacccgcgactccgtccgcgcggaataaaaaatagaaaacggggtaaaaatgatcctttgtccgtttcctggttctaagctacctgcccaacaattttcagtcaaatcgattcagccgttcttgagttataaatagtgtaactaacacgactttcttttatatatatagatgacaactttaagattattaaatattttaagacgGACAATGAATTGTTATGACaattataaacatgtttttttcttcgttttaataattaatttaaaacattactcatgtagatatttttcatctatcaaaaagtaactttaaatacaaaatcatttgtatacttaatttaaattgaaatattgtaatgtgtgttagcgtggtttggacatgttatgcggagggatgatgttcatataaacaaaaaagtaatgagattgaatgtagatggctataaaggtagagaaagaccaaagaaagtatggatggattgtgtgaaagaggatatgcgtaagaaggaagaaaattcaaatatgacgactgatagagatgtatggaggagtagtacatactgtgccgacccttcatagggataagggcaggttgatgatgatgatgatgatgatgatgaaaatattGTAGTGTATAA comes from Papilio machaon chromosome 27, ilPapMach1.1, whole genome shotgun sequence and encodes:
- the LOC106712203 gene encoding puff-specific protein Bx42; the protein is MACWKHVIFSSLLPAPVQQVWDRDDERQGQRVGSALVVSQTSVPPYGQRKGWVPRAEEDYGDGGAFPEIHVAQYPLGMGARGKESTSNALAVQLDEAGRVKYSAIARQGHSADKIIYSKLTDLLPSEVLAEDDPSLQKPTEDDIQDITEKTKLALEKLTNAKISAALPVKAAPKAAPAQYIRYTPAQQGGTFNSGAKQRVIRMVEAQADPMEPPRFQINKKIPRAAPSPPAPVLHSPPRRVSVKQQRDWKVPPCVSHWKNAKGYTIPLDKRLAADGRGLQQVHINENFSKLAEALYIADRKAREAVEARAQLERRLAQREKEKKEEHLRMLAQRARDHRAGIRPAEEETESAEPEEGLSDADKAERDRLRAERHKDRQRERNLARAAPDKRSKLVKDRERDISEQIALGMPAKTNQGGEGMFDQRLFNNSKGMDSGYGDDEAYTVYDKPWRNQDTVGAHIYRPTRNADKDNYGGDIDAIVNTRRFVADKEFAGTSSSNTRAGPVQFEKDNPSAREENQGRSQSDADFDPFGLDRFLSEAKRADKSGRKRDHHDHHDRHDTHKKRRD